In one Rhodoligotrophos defluvii genomic region, the following are encoded:
- a CDS encoding prephenate dehydratase, whose amino-acid sequence MSKRKIIYQGEPGANSHIAVTQMFPDDEPVASETFHEAFAALTEGRADLAMIPIDNTLAGRVADIHHLMPESDVYIVGEHFLRVNHQLLAIPGATLATLKTVASHPHALGQCRKSIRALGLTPITTADTAGAAREIAEAGDPTRAAIATSLAARIYGLNVLRSEFEDAAHNTTRFVVLSATRRDARPEDAPVLTSFIFKVRNVPAALYKALGGFATNGINMVKLESYVDEGFNVAQFYADIVGHPEDRNVKLALEELAFFTSYLRILGTYKASPLRDLWSLSQNGH is encoded by the coding sequence GTGTCGAAGCGTAAAATCATCTACCAGGGCGAGCCCGGCGCCAATTCCCACATTGCCGTCACCCAGATGTTCCCGGACGACGAGCCGGTGGCGAGCGAGACGTTTCACGAGGCCTTCGCCGCGCTCACCGAGGGCCGTGCCGACCTGGCGATGATCCCCATAGACAACACGCTGGCGGGGCGGGTGGCCGATATTCACCATCTGATGCCGGAGTCCGACGTCTATATCGTCGGGGAGCACTTCCTGCGGGTGAACCACCAGCTGCTGGCCATTCCTGGCGCGACGCTCGCGACCTTGAAGACGGTGGCGAGCCATCCCCATGCGCTGGGCCAGTGCCGCAAATCGATCCGCGCCCTGGGCCTGACGCCGATCACCACGGCGGATACGGCGGGCGCTGCACGGGAGATTGCCGAGGCGGGGGACCCGACCCGGGCGGCCATAGCCACCAGCCTCGCGGCAAGGATCTACGGGCTCAACGTGTTGCGCAGCGAATTCGAGGACGCGGCGCACAACACGACCCGGTTCGTGGTGCTTTCGGCAACCCGCCGTGATGCGCGGCCGGAAGATGCGCCGGTGCTGACCAGCTTCATCTTCAAGGTGCGCAACGTGCCCGCGGCCCTGTACAAGGCGCTCGGCGGCTTCGCCACCAACGGCATCAACATGGTGAAGCTCGAATCCTATGTGGACGAAGGCTTCAACGTGGCGCAGTTCTATGCGGACATCGTGGGCCATCCGGAGGACCGCAACGTGAAGCTTGCCCTGGAGGAGCTCGCCTTCTTCACGAGCTATCTGCGCATTCTGGGTACCTACAAGGCGAGCCCGCTGCGCGACTTGTGGAGCTTGAGCCAGAACGGTCATTGA